The following are from one region of the Camelus dromedarius isolate mCamDro1 chromosome 16, mCamDro1.pat, whole genome shotgun sequence genome:
- the LOC105089863 gene encoding LOW QUALITY PROTEIN: dnaJ homolog subfamily B member 6-like (The sequence of the model RefSeq protein was modified relative to this genomic sequence to represent the inferred CDS: inserted 1 base in 1 codon) yields MQRHAPAEDIKKAYRKLALKWHPDKNPENKEEAERKFKQVAEAYEVLSDANKRDIYDRYGKEGLNGGGGGGSHFDSPFEFGFTFRNPDDVFREFFGGRDPFAFDFFDPFEDLFGNQRGPCGSRNRGTRSFFSAFSGFPAFGGGFSSFDTGFMPFGSLGHGGIMXFSSTAFSGGGMGNYKSVSTSAKMVNGRKITTKRIVENDQERVEVEENGQLKSLTINGNEQLLRLENQ; encoded by the exons ATGCAGAGACATGCCCCAGCCGAGGACATTAAAAAGGCATATCGGAAACTGGCCCTGAAATGGCATCCAGATAAAAATCCTGAGAATAAAGAAGAAGCGGAGAGAAAATTCAAGCAAGTGGCTGAGGCGTATGAGGTGTTATCAGATGCTAACAAACGGGACATCTACGACAGATATGGCAAAGAAGGGTTAAacggtggtggtggaggtggaagTCACTTTGACAGTCCATTTGAGTTTGGCTTCACATTCCGAAACCCAGATGACGTCTTCAGGGAATTTTTTGGTGGAAGGGACCCATTTGCATTCGACTTCTTCGACCCATTTGAGGACTTATTCGGAAATCAAAGAGGCCCCTGTGGGAGCCGGAACCGAGGCACACGGTCGTTCTTCTCTGCTTTCAGTGGATTTCCTGCCTTTGGAGGGGGGTTTTCTTCTTTTGATACAGGATTCATGCCCTTTGGTTCACTAGGTCATGGAGGCATCA TCTTTTCTTCCACGGCATTCAGTGGCGGTGGAATGGGCAACTACAAATCTGTATCAACTTCTGCTAAGATGGTTAACGGCAGAAAAATCACTACAAAGAGGATTGTTGAGAACGATCAGGAAAGAGTGGAAGTTGAAGAGAACGGCCAGTTAAAGTCCTTGACAATAAATGGTAACGAGCAGCTGCTGCGCTTGGAGAACCAGTAG